The sequence below is a genomic window from Zygosaccharomyces rouxii strain CBS732 chromosome D complete sequence.
CGTTGTAGTTGCAGAATAAAATACCAGTGACCACCATGCATTGACTGCGCCCGAAAACATATTCATGGATGCTAATACAATTGCTCTTTCCTGTAAATCTTCATGACATACAACGTTTGCCCATGCAAAGAATACAGCTTGACCTGCGTATCCTATACCACCCAAATACTGAGCGGTAAACATGACATTTGGGTTTAACGGATTAGCGCGGATCATAATGGCCACTATACACATGGCCACAGCGATGAAAATGGCCACATGCCAATGGCGAGCccttttgaatttggataaataAACTGCAGCTAACAGCGTAGATAAGACACCAACTGCGAAAATCCCCGAAGGATAGTTATTTCTATGCGAAAGCGAATAACCCTGATTGTGTAGCCATAGGGCGAATGTCGAATTTGATGCAAAACTTAagttttcaccaccaagaaCCCAAACTAATGAGAAAAGGTACCAATGCCATTTCTTAAGCACACGAGGAATCACAGACCAGTCTAGTTTTAGACTTTCATCCCTTGCAGGTAGTCGTCTTCTGGCATATTGTAATTCCTGATCTGTAAATATTATTGTCTTCATActtaaccaatttttaccatcagTTGTCTTTTCAGGGACTCCAGGGAAAAATATTAATCCATAGAGTGCAATGGGGCATGTAATGCAAAAGTCAATAACGAACAACCATCTCCAACCTGACATACCATAACGACCGTTTAAATCGTTATAAATTTTAACTTGCATAAAACCACTAAACATCGACCCTATTAGACCCGAACTAGTGAAAATGGCACTTCGAATTGGTAATTCACTCTCTTTATACCAAGATCCCAAAATTAAATGCGTACCGGAAAAGGTACAACTTTCGAAAAGGGCTTGAAAAAACCTAATAGCACAACACTGTCCAAAGGTATGCACTTGTGACATACCCAATGTCAGAATCCCCCAACTTAATGTACAGAAACTTAACCAAATTCGCGGCGGTATCACTAGCAGTAAAAGATTGTTGGGTAGCATACCGATGATGTATCCAACTGTGAAGCATGTATTAGTAACGTTCAAATCgtcatctttcaattgcaGCGCTTCCTGCATTCCTGAAATATATGCATTGGTAAATCCAACACGATCCACATAGTTGATCCAGTATTGTAGGCATACAAATGAAAGAACGAAAAGGTCAATCTTGAACAAAAGGTAACGCTTATTGACCGAGGAACCATTTCCTTCAGATTGAACACTCTTCACACTTTCATGCGACTCATCTGGACCTCTTTTAGCCATTCTCTCTCCTCACTATGCTCTTCGATGAACAGTATTGTTACGCGAAACATGGTCCAAGTTCTTCCTTCACTCTCATCACATCAATCGACCGTACCTCATGACCGTGACTCATTCATTGGCTActatcatcaccattattatcatcatcaccgCCGTCAAGGAGATCTTTGATCTCCTTGTTAATTCTGTTATCCCGGTCTTTATCCTGATCTAATTTAgccttttttcttttggcATGTTCCATACGATCAGTGAGGAATTTGTTAATATCGTCTTGTAATCCAGTCAATTGAGCTCTGAGGCAACCTAATGCAGTAAATTCACCGTTATCCATTTGTTTTGGTGGGGCGGGTTTATCCTTATCTACTTGGCCAGCATTCAAAACGTGAGGACTTGGACCGGTAGTGACACCATCCGTAGTCTGATACTGAGGACCTGATGGGTCAACAACAAATTGTTTCTCCAAATCGGGAGAGCTATAGCTGGCAAATGGCAGAGTAGACATCTATAGGATAATGTGAAGTGAGTTCCTTTTGTTTACGGTTCCTTTGAAGTCCTTGTTAGTTAGTTATAGGCTCAAGTATTGGTTTACGTACTATGTACAATGGTATTTAACGCTCGAGAGAGAACTTTGTTCGTATGCAGTGACGATAATACCAATAATGTGtcaagatttgaataaataTTACGATGGCAGTAATTTTAGCAGACTGCTGGGGGTCAATTTAGCTTTCACATTTTGTATATTTCTTATTATAGCTTACATCTTATTAATATTCCGGTATCTCAATTGACACTTGTTATAAATATGTTAAAATAGCGAGACATTTAGGACTAAGACCAGAAATCATTGAGTTTCTTCAGTGGATTCAGTCTTTCCATTTTTCAGTAAGTTGAAATCCTTTTGCACAAGGTTCAAGATAGTGCCTCTAGAGCcatcttctctttcaaagGTATAATTACTAGCATCTGCCTCCACATAGACGAGAGCACCTTTCCTCACGTATTGGGTTAAGAAACTGATTTGAGTATCGTTGAAAACGGTAACGTTAAACCAATTAGTTTGGCCCTCTCTTCTTGGTTGGGATGCAACGCtatatttcaaatatctGTTATTATTCTGAGAAGTGTATTCTGTAAATTCACTACCGACACGACCGACAATGGTCATCTTGGAGAGATCCAATTTGCGAGAAGTTGCATGGAAGCCACGTTGAAAGATAGGACGGAACATTTTCGAATAGATTTCAATGGTTCTTTACCGATATTATTCACTTCGA
It includes:
- the RIM1 gene encoding Rim1p (highly similar to gnl|GLV|CAGL0L08068g Candida glabrata CAGL0L08068g and similar to YCR028C-A uniprot|P32445 Saccharomyces cerevisiae YCR028C-A RIM1 Single-stranded DNA-binding protein that is essential for mitochondrial genome maintenance Single-stranded zinc finger DNA-binding protein); amino-acid sequence: MFRPIFQRGFHATSRKLDLSKMTIVGRVGSEFTEYTSQNNNRYLKYSVASQPRREGQTNWFNVTVFNDTQISFLTQYVRKGALVYVEADASNYTFEREDGSRGTILNLVQKDFNLLKNGKTESTEETQ
- the GON7 gene encoding chromatin DNA-binding EKC/KEOPS complex subunit GON7 (similar to uniprot|P46984 Saccharomyces cerevisiae YJL184W GON7 Protein of unknown function proposed to be involved in the transfer of mannosylphosphate groups onto N-linked oligosaccharides also proposed to be involved in responding to osmotic stress) → MSTLPFASYSSPDLEKQFVVDPSGPQYQTTDGVTTGPSPHVLNAGQVDKDKPAPPKQMDNGEFTALGCLRAQLTGLQDDINKFLTDRMEHAKRKKAKLDQDKDRDNRINKEIKDLLDGGDDDNNGDDSSQ
- the FEN2 gene encoding Fen2p (similar to uniprot|P25621 Saccharomyces cerevisiae YCR028C FEN2 Plasma membrane H -pantothenate symporter confers sensitivity to the antifungal agent fenpropimorph), which gives rise to MAKRGPDESHESVKSVQSEGNGSSVNKRYLLFKIDLFVLSFVCLQYWINYVDRVGFTNAYISGMQEALQLKDDDLNVTNTCFTVGYIIGMLPNNLLLLVIPPRIWLSFCTLSWGILTLGMSQVHTFGQCCAIRFFQALFESCTFSGTHLILGSWYKESELPIRSAIFTSSGLIGSMFSGFMQVKIYNDLNGRYGMSGWRWLFVIDFCITCPIALYGLIFFPGVPEKTTDGKNWLSMKTIIFTDQELQYARRRLPARDESLKLDWSVIPRVLKKWHWYLFSLVWVLGGENLSFASNSTFALWLHNQGYSLSHRNNYPSGIFAVGVLSTLLAAVYLSKFKRARHWHVAIFIAVAMCIVAIMIRANPLNPNVMFTAQYLGGIGYAGQAVFFAWANVVCHEDLQERAIVLASMNMFSGAVNAWWSLVFYSATTTPHFEKGCYALMATAIASGIVSVLIRKCQIRDYGKKQQLAYIDANDIIENDDEDDDEEEQQIQQVNVV